The genomic interval TTTGTACGCCTGAAATGCCGTCATGAGCAGGAGCGGGGAATGCGAATTGGCCTTTTTGCGGTGGGACGGCTGAAGTCCGGCCCCGAGAAGGATCTTGTGGCCCGTTACCTCGATCGTTTTGCCAAGGCCGGCCCCGCGGTCGGCTTTGAATTCACCCGTGTTGCCGAAGTTGGCGAAAGCCGCGCCTCCAATGCGGAGACCCGCAAACGCGAGGAAGCGGCGGCGCTTCTGAAGTCGCTTGCCGATGGCGGCATTCTCATCCTTCTCGACGAGCGCGGCAAGGCGCTCGACAGCGAAGCCTTCGCAAACCTGCTCGGCAGCTATCGCGACCAGGGCAAACGCGAGCTGACGATTGCGATCGGCGGAGCCGATGGGCTCGATCCCGCCCTTTACGACCGCGCCGACGCCACGCTCTGCCTCGGCAAAATGACCTGGCCGCACCAACTCGTGCGCACGCTGATCGCCGAGCAGCTCTACCGCGCCGTCACCATCTTGTCCGGCCATCCCTATCACCGTGTCTGACCGGTCCGGTTCGTCCCGTGCCTTGGCTATGCGTCGCATTATCACGCAGCCGTGTTTTGCTCGGGCAGCCATGCTCCTGCAAACTCTGGCAAAGCGTGCCAAATCAGCTTAGTCTCCGCGCGATTTGAGAGAGTGCCCGCACACGCATGACGACGATTCCAACCAGGCGACACCGCATGATTCTGCCGGCACTTG from Rhizobium lentis carries:
- the rlmH gene encoding 23S rRNA (pseudouridine(1915)-N(3))-methyltransferase RlmH; the protein is MRIGLFAVGRLKSGPEKDLVARYLDRFAKAGPAVGFEFTRVAEVGESRASNAETRKREEAAALLKSLADGGILILLDERGKALDSEAFANLLGSYRDQGKRELTIAIGGADGLDPALYDRADATLCLGKMTWPHQLVRTLIAEQLYRAVTILSGHPYHRV